Proteins encoded within one genomic window of Episyrphus balteatus chromosome 1, idEpiBalt1.1, whole genome shotgun sequence:
- the LOC129907258 gene encoding uncharacterized protein LOC129907258, protein MVVIGDSNKNAANQNGGVHPEKMKMLKQELFPEVTFCNISERSTSVVTINGSGDKGTVKKRTRLISNESGDSIESSTSSDKKKPEIPDGGFGWVVVFASLMVSMIADGISFSFGLIYTELLAYFHESKAKTAWIGSLFLAVPLLVGPVMSNLVDKYGCRKMTIIGGLLSSFGFALSAIGTSVEMLYLTFGIISGLGLGIGYVTAVVSIAFWFDKKRTFATSIGASGTGIGTFLYAPFTQWLIDYYGWRGATLILAGTMLNTCVFGALMRDPDWLIEENRLESRSQSVTTFSNSSVCLEEIKKLLETGITKEAVLDTLVTNYNTEANQQIGDPMANSLKKYRSELFLPTYLGSQELDSIYEVKSLSRRSLRQKVGAEAPSRENLLSMSSAGNPTVAVVSGNEDNKKPYLASMETLSPSEKISNFSLHTRDSSTDEGYLTQKQGKEHERFASSRYSLNENIFGNTNNSLVNIRNNCHRRNSLDILNDDLYHCYSMSTRDESTALIEANVNKLNGTVIVIPENEVAQYNNGITGLRRLSRTKKFNRSNLRRNVSIRNSNFLKDMRIHRNSIHYRGALLNTHRYRLRASSCPNIYRNSMTTIAKEVEDTWYESFVDVMKSAFDFSLFLDLKFSIFNLSTLLLFIWFIIPYFYIVEHMKTYNYTEEDSAHLISIIGIFNTIGMIVLGFIGDRPWLNVNICYAVCMVLCGLSVALIPIFVESYITLVGLCMLFGLTFASSFSFTPSILVSLVDLDDFTCAYGLVLLVQGLGIIVGPPLAGFIYEVTLRWDDSFYAAGFFIALSGVLAYLIEFFERREKRLKGSDSDS, encoded by the exons ATGGTTGTCATTGgtgattcaaataaaaatgccGCCAATCAAAATGGCGGCGTTCATcccgaaaaaatgaaaatgctcAAGCAGGAGCTTTTCCCCGAGGTGACTTTCTGTAATATCTCTGAGCGTTCGACCAGCGTTGTAACCATCAATGGTTCTGGTGATAAAGGAACCGTAAAAAAACGCACACGTTTGATATCAAATGAATCTGGTGATTCAATAGAATCTTCAACATCATCGGATAAGAAAAAGCCCGAAATTCCCGATGGTGGATTTGGATGGGTTGTTGTCTTCGCTTCGCTTATGGTATCAATGATTGCCGATGGAATATCATTTTCTTTTGGTTTGATCTACACCGAATTGTTGGCATACTTTCATGAAAGTAAAGCAAAGACTGCATGGATTGGATCGTTATTTTTGGCAGTTCCACTTCTCGTTGGACCTGTTATGTCAAATTTGGTGGACAAATATGGCTGCCGTAAAATGACAATAATCGGAGGTTTACTATCCTCATTTGGATTTGCCTTATCGGCGATTGGAACTTCGGTAGAAATGTTGTATCTAACTTTTGGAATTATATCCGGATTGGGTTTGGGTATTGGCTATGTTACGGCTGTAGTATCAATTGCCTTCTGGTTTGATAAGAAACGAACTTTTGCCACGTCTATTGGAGCATCTGGAACGGGTATTGGAACTTTTCTATATGCTCCATTTACTCAGTGGTTGATTGATTATTATGGATGGAGGGGGGCAACCTTAATACTGGCCGGAACTATGCTCAATACCTGTGTGTTTGGAGCGCTGATGAGAGACCCAGATTGGTTGATTGAAGAAAATCGATTAGAAAGCCGATCCCAGAGTGTGACAACGTTTTCAAATTCAAGTGTTTGCTTGGAAGAGATTAAGAAGCTCCTTGAAACCGGTATAACCAAGGAAGCAGTATTGGACACTCTAGTGACGAACTACAATACCGAAGCGAATCAGCAAATTGGGGATCCTATGGCGAATAGTCTGAAGAAATATCGAAGTGAGCTATTTTTACCAACTTACTTGGGATCACAGGAGTTGGACAGTATCTATGAGGTCAAGAGTCTAAGTCGCCGATCTCTTCGTCAAAAAGTCGGTGCTGAAGCTCCATCAAGGGAAAACCTTCTATCAATGTCGTCAGCTGGAAATCCAACTGTTGCCGTTGTCTCAGGAAACGAAGACAACAAGAAACCCTATTTGGCCAGCATGGAAACTCTATCCCCATCAGAGAAGATATCCAACTTCTCCTTGCACACTCGTGATAGTTCAACTGACGAAGGTTACCTTACCCAAAAGCAAGGCAAAGAACATGAACGTTTCGCCAGCAGTCGTTATTCCCTAAATGAAAATATATTCGGAAATACCAACAATTCATTGGTAAACATTCGAAATAATTGTCATCGTCGTAATTCTTTGGATATTTTAAACGATGATCTGTATCATTGTTATTCGATGTCAACCAGAGACGAATCGACAGCTCTGATTGAGGCAAATGTTAATAAGCTAAACGGTACTGTGATTGTAATTCCTGAAAATGAAGTTGCACAATATAATAATGGAATAACGGGATTGCGAAGATTATCGAggacaaaaaaattcaaccgTTCGAATTTGCGTCGTAATGTTTCGATAAGGAATTCAAATTTCCTCAAGGATATGCGAATTCATCGTAATTCGATACATTATCGTGGTGCTCTATTGAATACACATCGTTATAGGTTGAGGGCGTCATCGTGTCCGAATATTTATAGGAATTCAATGACCACCATTGCTAAGGAAGTTGAAGAT acatGGTATGAGAGTTTTGTTGATGTGATGAAATCGGCTTTtgatttttccctatttttgGATTTGAAATTCTCAATTTTCAACCTGTCAACTTTGTTGCTGTTTATTTg GTTCATTATTCCCTATTTCTACATCGTTGAACATATGAAAACCTACAACTATACGGAAGAAGATAGTGCTCATTTGATTTCGATAATTGGTATCTTTAATACAATTGGTATGATCGTACTTGGTTTTATCGGTGATCGTCCGTGGCTGAATGTAAATATTTGTTATGCTGTTTGCATGGTTT taTGTGGGCTGTCAGTTGCCTTAATACCAATTTTTGTCGAAAGTTACATAACACTTGTTGGTCTATGTATGCTGTTTGGTTTAACGTTCGCGAGTTCATTTTCGTTTACACCCAGTATTTTAGTGAGTCTGGTTGATTTGGATGATTTTACGTGTGCATATGGTTTGGTGCTATTGGTGCAAGGACTTGGAATTATTGTTGGTCCACCATTGGCTGGTTTCATCTATGAAGTTACACTGAG gtGGGATGATTCGTTCTATGCCGCTGGATTCTTCATAGCTTTATCCGGAGTTCTTGCctatttaattgagtttttcgAAAGAAGAGAAAAACGTCTAAAAGGAAGTGATAGTGATTCTTAG
- the LOC129907261 gene encoding uncharacterized protein LOC129907261 yields the protein MKCISVLAYFSCILSVGLSYGNSIVDKAYSEVMYHNQETMKNMRSMLPWNLAGPIYCYDEFANNNGDLLSDFRYNTKACDGNAHYKRESYLTEIDGIKERAEIEERTSQIKNFFDDCSIPKGIDFYNCMSGHVDFGIEAMQDIKAISRSVISSNFNQTAAINDEEQKCLTDAVEIFKSSSDQLLNDLKNCLGN from the exons aTGAAGTGCATCAGTGTTTTGGCTTACTTTTCGTGCATTCTAAGT gttGGATTATCATATGGCAACTCTATTGTTGATAAGGCCTACTCCGAAGTAATGTACCATAaccaagaaacaatgaaaaataTGAGGAGTATGCTCCCATGGAATTTGGCTGGCCCTATTTATTGTTATGATGAATTTGCAAACAATAACGGTGATTTGTTATCTGATTTTCGATATAATACAAAGGCTTGTGATGGAAACGCCCACTACAAAAGAGAGTCCTATTTGACGGAAATTGATGGGATTAAGGAACGTGCCGAAATTGAAGAACGCACTTCGCAGATAAAAAACTTCTTCGATGATTGTTCGATTCCAAAAGGAATAGATTTTTACAATTGTATGAGTGGACAT GTAGATTTTGGTATAGAGGCAATGCAGGACATAAAAGCCATTTCTAGGAGCGTTATAAGTTCTAATTTTAATCAGACAGCTGCAATTAATGATGAAGAACAAAAATGTCTCACGGATGCAGTGGAGATCTTTAAGTCTTCTAGTGACCAATTACTcaatgatttgaaaaattgtcttggcaattaa
- the LOC129905617 gene encoding ras-related protein Rab-2A encodes MSYAYLFKYIIIGDTGVGKSCLLLQFTDKRFQPVHDLTIGVEFGARMITIDGKQIKLQIWDTAGQEAFRSITRSYYRGAAGALLVYDITRRETFNHLTTWLEDARQHSNSNMVIMLIGNKSDLDSRREVKKEEGEAFAREHGLVFMETSARTAANVEEAFINTAKEIYEKIQEGVFDINNEANGIKIGQQHSPTNPALPGSGSQGGPAGGSCC; translated from the exons ATGTCCTACGCATATTTATTCAAATACATCATCATTGGAGATACTG GTGTTGGCAAATCATGCCTGTTATTGCAGTTCACCGACAAGCGATTCCAGCCCGTTCATGATCTGACTATTGGTGTTGAATTTGGAGCAAGAATGATAACAATCGATGGCAAACAAATCAAATTACAAATTTGGGATACTGCTGGACAAGAAGCATTTAG ATCGATCACACGTTCGTATTATCGTGGAGCTGCCGGTGCATTGCTTGTCTATGATATCACAAGACGCGAGACATTTAATCACTTGACAACTTGGTTGGAAGATGCCAGGCAACATTCGAATTCAAATATGGTCATTATGCTGATTGGTAATAAGAG TGATTTGGATTCACGGAGAGaagtgaaaaaagaagaagGCGAAGCTTTTGCTCGTGAACACGGACTTGTATTCATGGAGACATCAGCTAGAACTGCTGCCAATGTTGAAGAAGCTTTCATTAACACCGCCAAGgagatttatgaaaaaattcaagaagGTGTCTTTGACATCAACAACGAG GCAAATGGAATCAAAATTGGACAGCAACATTCCCCGACAAATCCGGCTTTGCCTGGCTCTGGCAGTCAGGGTGGTCCAGCTGGAGGCAGTTGCTGTTAA